From Columba livia isolate bColLiv1 breed racing homer chromosome 5, bColLiv1.pat.W.v2, whole genome shotgun sequence, one genomic window encodes:
- the LRRC10B gene encoding leucine-rich repeat-containing protein 10B gives MGSGGSAGLAVAEGPEGTEQRLEVRGGRVPPALWAQRGLRKLYLSGAGLRELPAELGALRHLCTLALDGNELLEVPEAVCRLPRLVHLYLGRNGLQGLPPAFARLQSLRCLWLEGNFLARFPRALLGLPELRSLQLGDNRLARLPAALPRMAGLRGLWLYGNRFEEFPPALLRMGHLRVLDLDRNRIARFPDLSGLTALRLLSYDHNPARQPPCVGDAVRLVGDGAQEFMEARQERLQSLQRQEEEEEGTEALPVAPGDSSPLLENGDGSFAALPGSPEET, from the coding sequence ATGGGGAGCGGCGGCTCGGCGGGGCTGGCGGTGGCCGAGGGCCCGGAGGGCACCGAGCAGCGGCTGGAGGTGCGGGGAGGCCGGGTCCCGCCGGCCCTGTGGGCGCAACGGGGTTTACGGAAGCTTTACCTGAGCGGTgcggggctgcgggagctgcCGGCCGAGCTGGGGGCCCTGCGGCACCTCTGCACCTTGGCTCTGGATGGGAACGAGCTGCTGGAGGTGCCCGAGGCCGTGTGCCGCCTGCCCCGCCTGGTGCATCTCTACCTGGGCCGGAacgggctgcaggggctgcCGCCCGCCTTCGCCCGCCTGCAGAGCTTGCGCTGCCTCTGGCTGGAGGGAAACTTCCTCGCCCGCTTTCCCCGAGCCCTCCTGGGCCTGCCCGAGCTGCGCAGCCTCCAGCTGGGTGACAACCGCCTGGCCCGCCTGcccgccgcgctgccccgcATGGCCGGCCTGCGAGGGCTCTGGCTCTACGGGAACCGCTTCGAGGAGtttccccctgctctgctgcgcATGGGTCACCTCCGCGTCCTCGACCTGGACCGCAACCGCATCGCCCGCTTCCCCGACCTGAGCGGCCTCACCGCCCTGCGCCTCCTCTCCTACGACCACAACCCCGCGCGGCAGCCGCCCTGCGTGGGGGACGCCGTCCGGCTGGTGGGCGACGGGGCGCAGGAGTTCATGGAGGCGCGGCAGGAGCGTCTGCAGAGTCTGCAGcgacaggaggaggaggaggaaggcaccGAAGCCCTACCGGTTGCCCCCGGGGACAGCTCCCCGCTACTGGAAAACGGGGATGGCAGCTTTGCGGCCCTACCAGGCTCCCCAGAGGAAACATGA